The following is a genomic window from Hymenobacter monticola.
GGCTTTTGCAACGCAGAAAGATGTTATTCAGCGCCGATGGGGTAGTAAGCCTTGCGGCCGTCCGGGTACATGCCTTCTACCAGCACGCCCGAGCCGTTGCGGCCCTGCTCCAGATACGCTTTCACGTCGGAAGGCTTGGTGACCGGGTTGCGTTCAATGCGGGTAATGATGAAGCCATCGGCCATGCCCGTTTCGCGCAACGCGCTGCCCTTGATGCCGCTCACCTTGGCGCCGCCTTCCAGGCCCAGCTTGGCCAGCTCACGGGCCGGCACAGCCGAGATGGTGGCGCCCTCGTACTTGATGGACGCCACGGCGTCTTCGCGCACCACGGCGGTGGTGCCGGTTGTGTTGCGCAGCACCGCCTCGGTGGTATTGGGGGTGCCGCCGCGCAGGTAGCTCACCTTAATCTTGTCGCCGGGGCGGAAGCGTGCCACTTGCTCTTGCAACTGCGATGACGTGTTCACGGCCACCCCGTTGATTTGGGTGATGATGTCGCCGGTTTTCAGGCCGGCAGCGGCGCCAGCGCTGTTTTCGCTCAGGCCCTGGATATACACGCCGTTCAGGGTGTTCAGCTTCTTCTCGGAAGCCAATTTGGCGTCAACTTCCTGAATCTGCACGCCGAGTAAAGCGCGCTGCACCACTTTGTATTTCAGCAGGTCGTCCACCACTTTGCTGGCCAGCGCGCTGGGAATGGCAAAGGAGTAGCCTTCGTAGCTGCCGGTGTGCGAGGCAATGGCCGAGTTGATGCCGATAAGGTCGCCGTTGAGGTTGACCAGGGCACCGCCCGAGTTGCCGGGGTTCACCACGGCATCGGTCTGGATGAACGACTCCAGGCCCATGTTGTCCTTGCGGTTCAGGATGCCGATGTTGCGGCTCTTGGCCGAAATGATACCGGCCGTCACAGTCGAGTTCAGGTTGAATGGGTTGCCCACGGCCAGCACCCACTGGCCCACCTTCACGTCGTCGGAGTTGCCGTACTTCACGAAAGGCAGGTTGTCGGCTTTCACCTTCAGCACGGCCAGGTCGGTGGTGGGGTCGGCGCCCACCAGCTCGGCGTCGAACTTGCGCTTGTCATCGAGCACTACCTCAATCTTGGAAGCTTTGTCGATGACGTGGTTGTTGGTCACGATATAGCCGTTGGCGGCAATGATAACGCCCGAGCCGGAGCCCTGGCCGCCACCCTGGGGCTGCTGCTGAAACTGGTCAAACTGGTCGCCGAAGAACTGGCGCAGGAAAGGGTCCATCTGCTGCCGGCGCGTGTCGGTGGGCGCGGCGGCGTATTCGGTCATCACGTGCACCACGGCCGGCGTCACGGCAGCGGCGGCGGCCACGAAGTTCAGGCCTTCGGGCACGGTGTAGGGCGTGCTCCGCATCTCGGACGTGTAACGCACCTGGGGGTTGGCGGCTACAGCCTGGGGCGCCACTTGGGCGGGCTCCAGCAGCTTGTACCCCCCCACGGCCACACCGCCGCCCAAAATGGCGGAACCGAGCAGGCCGAGCATCATTTGTTTTGCTTGCATGGGGTAAGGGAAAATGGAAAAAGGTGAAACCAGGTATTGTGAGGGCTAATTTAACGAGAACCGCATGAAAAGCGGATGAGTCAAACCAGCAATATTGCTATCAACGCAGAAAGGATTCGCTTTAGCGCTCCAAGGTTGCTTTTAGCAGAAAATAGGCCAAATCAGGTTAGATATGAGCTTAACACCAGCACCGGCAAAAAAGGCACCCCGTGGGGTGCCTTTTTTGCGTAAGTGGCCGGCAATTAGCGAATTTCAATGTGCTGCTTGGTCACTTTGTCGGTGTCGAAGGGCAGCGTGACGCGCAGGATGCCGTCGGTCAGCTCGGCGCCAATGGCCTTCACGTTCACCGTGTCAGGCAGGCGGAAGCTGCGGCTGAAGGTGCCATAGTTGGTTTCGAGGCGCCGGAACTTGGGCGCGGCGGGTGCCTCGGGGGCTACCACGGCGGGCTTGTTCTCGTCGGCTTTGTTTTCATCGCCGGCGTTGGCTTCGGTGGCGGTAGCGGCGGCTTCTTTGGCAGCGGCGGCCGGGTTGGCGCGCTCGCCCGAAATCACCAGCTGGCCGTCGTGGAATTCAATGTTGACCGCTTCCTTCTTCAGGCCGGGCAGGGCCAGGTGCAGCTCAAAGCCTTCGGCGGTTTCGAGGATGTCGGCAGCCGGCGTGAAGGCGGGGGCAGGCTGCGCCGCGTTGGTTTGCGGGGCTTGCAGCATGTCGGCCAGCATGGCGCTCAGGGCACGGCTGGGGCGGAGAGAAGGGCGGGTGTTATACAGCAGGGTTGCCATGGTTGATATAGAAGTTTGAAGTGAAAGAATGACTGCCGGCTAGCGGCGTACACTCGCTTTCATTCAAATCTGTACCAAACCAATTTTCATCGCATTTTCAAGACAAAATGTCTATTTCTGCGATAATCATTCACTCAATCTTGCTGCACCCAGTGCAAGAAAGACAGCCCACACCTTCCAAACCGCATAAATCCGAAAAACATCAGCCTGAAAATATGTCACTACGACGAGCAGCCGTTAGCTAGTGCTGCGTGGGCAGTTGCTGCCGGCTGGCAGCATCCTGGCCGTTGAGGAAGGTGAAACGCACCTCCAATCCCACCACCGGCGACACGGCATTGGCCCGGCCGGCCGGGATGGTCACGTTGCCGTCGATATCGAACTGGTCTTGCCCAAACGAGTAGCCCGTCTGGCGGGCCACCCACGGCGTCGCATCGAGCCAGTTGGTGAGGCGCACGCCCACTTCGCCGCGCAGGCTGGTGTAGTCAATGGTGCGCTCTTTGGCATCGGTGTCGGCGCGCAGCAGGCGCACGTGGGCAAGGGCCTCGTAGCTCAGGCGCGGCCGAATGGCGAGACGGCCAAGCGAGACGATTTTTTCCAGGTCGACGCGCAGGCGGGCGTTGGTGCGGCCACTGACGCCGGTGGCACCCGGAATCTCGCGCTCCAGGCTCAGG
Proteins encoded in this region:
- a CDS encoding S1C family serine protease → MQAKQMMLGLLGSAILGGGVAVGGYKLLEPAQVAPQAVAANPQVRYTSEMRSTPYTVPEGLNFVAAAAAVTPAVVHVMTEYAAAPTDTRRQQMDPFLRQFFGDQFDQFQQQPQGGGQGSGSGVIIAANGYIVTNNHVIDKASKIEVVLDDKRKFDAELVGADPTTDLAVLKVKADNLPFVKYGNSDDVKVGQWVLAVGNPFNLNSTVTAGIISAKSRNIGILNRKDNMGLESFIQTDAVVNPGNSGGALVNLNGDLIGINSAIASHTGSYEGYSFAIPSALASKVVDDLLKYKVVQRALLGVQIQEVDAKLASEKKLNTLNGVYIQGLSENSAGAAAGLKTGDIITQINGVAVNTSSQLQEQVARFRPGDKIKVSYLRGGTPNTTEAVLRNTTGTTAVVREDAVASIKYEGATISAVPARELAKLGLEGGAKVSGIKGSALRETGMADGFIITRIERNPVTKPSDVKAYLEQGRNGSGVLVEGMYPDGRKAYYPIGAE
- a CDS encoding Hsp20/alpha crystallin family protein, with translation MATLLYNTRPSLRPSRALSAMLADMLQAPQTNAAQPAPAFTPAADILETAEGFELHLALPGLKKEAVNIEFHDGQLVISGERANPAAAAKEAAATATEANAGDENKADENKPAVVAPEAPAAPKFRRLETNYGTFSRSFRLPDTVNVKAIGAELTDGILRVTLPFDTDKVTKQHIEIR